One stretch of Eretmochelys imbricata isolate rEreImb1 chromosome 1, rEreImb1.hap1, whole genome shotgun sequence DNA includes these proteins:
- the LPAR6 gene encoding lysophosphatidic acid receptor 6 has translation MVSSNCSTEDSFKYILYGCTFSMVFVLGLISNCVAIYIFTFTLKMRNETTTYMLNLAISDLLFVFTLPFRIYYFAIRNWPFGDILCKISVTMFYTNMYGSIFFLTCISVDRFLAIVHPFWSKTLRTKRNAKIVCVAVWITVLAGSMPASFFQSTTTRNNTEYEQNTCFENFPDTTWKTYISRIVIFIEIVGFFIPLFLNVTCSTMVLRTLNKPVTLSRNKLSKKKVLKMIFVHLVIFCFCFVPYNVTLILYSLMRTQIWINCSLVTAVRTMYPITLCIAVSNCCFDPIIYYFTSDTIKNSIKKNRSARTRDSRSAETQVAENFIQHSLQTLKAKIFDNESTI, from the coding sequence ATGGTAAGCTCTAATTGTTCCACTGAGGACTCCTTTAAGTATATTTTATATGGATGTACGTTTAGCATGGTGTTTGTCCTTGGTCTAATATCAAATTGCGTTGCTATATACATTTTTACATTCACATTAAAAATGCGAAATGAAACAACTACTTACATGCTTAATTTAGCAATATCTgatctactttttgtatttacatTACCCTTCAGGATTTATTACTTTGCAATAAGAAACTGGCCATTTGGAGATATACTTTGCAAGATTTCTGTCACAATGTTTTATACAAACATGTATGGAAGCATTTTCTTCTTGACTTGTATAAGCGTCGATCGCTTTTTAGCCATAGTGCACCCATTTTGGTCTAAGACTCTTAGAaccaaaagaaatgcaaaaattgTCTGTGTTGCAGTATGGATAACTGTACTAGCAGGAAGCATGCCAGCAAGCTTTTTTCAGTCTACCACCACCCGAAATAACACTGAATATGAACAAAACACATGTTTTGAAAACTTTCCGGATACCACCTGGAAAACTTATATATCAAGGATTGTTATCTTCATTGAAATTGTGGGATTTTTTATTCCACTGTTCTTAAATGTGACCTGTTCTACGATGGTTTTAAGGACTTTGAATAAACCAGTTACATTAAGTCGGAACAAGCTAAGCAAAAAAAAGGTACTCAAAatgatttttgtccatttggTGATATTCTGTTTCTGTTTTGTGCCATATAATGTTACCCTAATACTTTATTCTCTAATGAGAACACAAATATGGATTAATTGTTCATTAGTAACTGCTGTAAGGACTATGTATCCTATCACTCTATGCATTGCAGTTTCAAATTGTTGTTTTGACCCTATAATATACTATTTTACATCAGACACTATTAAAAACTCAATAAAAAAGAACAGATCAGCTAGAACACGCGATTCCAGATCTGCTGAAACTCAGGTTGCTGAAAATTTTATTCAACACAGCCTCCAGACTTTAAAAGCTAAAATATTTGACAATGAATCTACGATATAA